The Terriglobus roseus sequence CAACAGCCTTATCATCCGAGTTCGCACCGGCGGCTGACTTCGCCTGCTTCAGAACGTCGTCGACGATGTAGCTGTACTCCGGCATGCCGGCGGCCGCAGTGATCAGCGAAGGGTTGGTCGTAGCATCGGTGGGCTTGAACTTCTCCATCGACTTCATGTCACCGGTGTCCGCAACTACCGTGGTGTACTGCTTCAACTGCTCCAAGAGCGTCGCCATCGTGTATCCCTCGCTGTGCCTTCAATCTTTTGATGCTGCTTTACGATTCTACGCCCGTATGGGAGCCGTTCCGCCGGCGACGATGCGCAGCACGAGCGAGAATTCACCTTCTGCGCAGCTCGTCAGGGCTGCGGAATGGAGGCGTGAATCTCCCGGCTGTGCTCACCCGCCCGGCCATCCGTGCTGACCGCCGCCACGCTGTACCGGTAGTCGGTACCAGGCTGCGCGGTGGCGTCGGTATAGCTGAAGCCTCGCACAGGTGACGCGGTCAACTGCGTCGGGGTCCCCGCGGCATCTGCGCGAAAGACCAGGTATCCACCGACACCGGGCTCCGTATTAGCCTGCCAGACCAGATCGATGGAGGGAGAGCCAAGCGTGTTCGCAACCGCCTCCAGACCAGTGGGTGGCGCAGGCGGAGGCGCCAGGGCCGACGCAGCGACCGTGACAGACGCAGATTCGCCGTTGATCGCCAGATCCAAACCGCCGATGTGCGCAGGACGCGACCGGTAGACCGTATAGGTCTGGGTAACACCGGCGCGGCCGCCCGTGTCGACAGCGCCCCCCGGATCGTGCGGCCCGGGCTCGACGGCCATCAGCGTCGTCGCTGGTGGCTTGGTTTCACTAGGCTTAGCGACATCGGGCGGTAGCGTCGTGGGGGTTGCACTATTGCGGAAGGCCACGACCGGCGCATCGCCACGCGTCACGTGGAGCAGGGTTCGGTCCTGCGCTGTCGCGCCGGGTTGCCAGCGAAGCGCAACGCCAGCCGCGACGGGCGACGCGGTCAGGCCGCGCATCGCGGCCGGCGCCTCTCCCGCGGCGGTAAGTATCTCGGCATAGGCAGCACCTTTGCCCATGCCGTTCAACACCCGGACGCGGTAGCGTAGTGCGCGATCCGGGCCGGCCATAAGGTCCGTGGGCAGCGCATCGCGGAAGCTGGTGTGCGTTCCGGCCTCAACCGGGATCTTCGCGATGGGAGAGCAATTGCCGTTCGCGGCGAAGGATTCTGCCCGGCAGATCTCGGCGGCGAGCTTGCCCGCACCGTGTTTTCCGGTCAGCGAGACGCCGTCCGTTGTGCGTGTCGGGTTGGTCCATGCCAGGTCCACCCCCGGGCCGGAGCGCTGGGCGCTTAGAGCTCGGACGACAGCCGGAAGGCGCAGTGTCGGTGGTCGAAGCGGCCCCTCGCTCGCGCAGCCTGTCAGCAAAATCGGGACGACCAGCGGCAGGATGCCGTACCGAGTCAGTCCAGATTTGCCGGAGGCATTCATTCCCAAAGCCTAGCATCGCGATCGCCCTGAACGGCTTTCACCGGGTTGTGCGGGAGCTTGTGCGAGCTATCGGACTATATGACCGGGCTGCAAATCCGTCACATTTTTTTTGCACAGGCCACGAAATCTATTTCATCTGGCTCCAATCCAGCAGTGTTAGCGAGACGTACATCTTTCGACGGAATAACAACATCTTTTCGGCTTGCCACACTCGCCGACCGTCAGGAGCATACCGACCCCATGGCAATCCAGATCGACCCCCAAGAACTGGCCCCGCAACCCATCACGCCGCCGGAAGTAGCAGCGGAAAAGGACGTGCGCGTCGCCACAGAGGCCGCTGAGTCCTTTATCTCTGAGAAGCGCCTTGGCGACCGCATCAAGCAACTGCGCCTGAAGAAGTCGATGGGCCTAGTCGAGTTGGGCCGCCATACGGGTCTTTCGGCCAGCTTCCTGTCGCAGCTTGAGACTGGACGCGTCGTGCCGACCCTTCGCAACCTGGCTCGCATCGCGCTAGTCTTCTCCAAAGACCTGAGCTACTTCTTCGAGCCGGAGCCTAAGACGCTCTTCCGCGTACAGCGAGGCAAGGATCGCATTCGTCTGCCGCAGAGCGGAACGGATGACCCGGCGTACTACTTCGAGTCGCTCGGCTATCTCATCCCGGATCGTCAGCTTGATCCCTACTTCGCCGAGTTCCTGCCGAATATGACTCCGCGCCGCGCCCATCAGCACCCAGGTTGCGAATTCCTGTATGTGCTGGAGGGCGAACTGGATATCACGCACGGTGAAGGCAAACACAGGCTTGGAGCGGGCGACGCCGTCTACTTCGACGCGAACACGCCGCACAGCTACGCGAACGCTTCCAATGAGCCTGCGAAAGCCCTGATCGTGACGCTGCAGGGGAACGCAGCATCGGCAAACAGTGGCAGCGGAGCGTTGCCGACGGGCAACGGGAAGACGCGGGGCCTCAACAACGGCTCCAGCAGCGTCATGCGCCCACGCACGACCGAGGGAACAACCCAGACGCCTCAGTAAAGGCGTCTGCTAGCGGAACAAGTGCGGTACAAAGCTGCTGAGATTCCCGGTGATGGGTGTCCGCGATTCGCGGATACCCATGCCACCGCACTCCTGGTCGATCATCCACAAACCCAGCACCGGGTAACGCGCGCTGCCATCCGCAGCAGAGAATGTCGCCAGTGGCGCCGCTTGCTGGCAGACAAACCGACCAGCGCCGTACCGGCCGTCTGTCTTGGTCGACGCTCCCGGAGCGACGAGCGTAATGTTCGCGCCTTCACGGCTCAGCAAAGGCTTGCGAACATAGCTCCGCATGGCGTGCGGATCGTCGAAGTGAGCCTCCAACAGCAGGGGATGATTTGGATACAGCTCCCACAGGATGGGAAGAATACCTTTGTTGGCCAGCAACATCTTCCAGATTGGCTCAATCCAGGTGACACGGTCGTAAGTGGAAAGCGCGTCCGGCCCAAACGACTCTGCCAG is a genomic window containing:
- a CDS encoding fibronectin type III domain-containing protein translates to MNASGKSGLTRYGILPLVVPILLTGCASEGPLRPPTLRLPAVVRALSAQRSGPGVDLAWTNPTRTTDGVSLTGKHGAGKLAAEICRAESFAANGNCSPIAKIPVEAGTHTSFRDALPTDLMAGPDRALRYRVRVLNGMGKGAAYAEILTAAGEAPAAMRGLTASPVAAGVALRWQPGATAQDRTLLHVTRGDAPVVAFRNSATPTTLPPDVAKPSETKPPATTLMAVEPGPHDPGGAVDTGGRAGVTQTYTVYRSRPAHIGGLDLAINGESASVTVAASALAPPPAPPTGLEAVANTLGSPSIDLVWQANTEPGVGGYLVFRADAAGTPTQLTASPVRGFSYTDATAQPGTDYRYSVAAVSTDGRAGEHSREIHASIPQP
- a CDS encoding helix-turn-helix domain-containing protein → MAIQIDPQELAPQPITPPEVAAEKDVRVATEAAESFISEKRLGDRIKQLRLKKSMGLVELGRHTGLSASFLSQLETGRVVPTLRNLARIALVFSKDLSYFFEPEPKTLFRVQRGKDRIRLPQSGTDDPAYYFESLGYLIPDRQLDPYFAEFLPNMTPRRAHQHPGCEFLYVLEGELDITHGEGKHRLGAGDAVYFDANTPHSYANASNEPAKALIVTLQGNAASANSGSGALPTGNGKTRGLNNGSSSVMRPRTTEGTTQTPQ